The Candidatus Bathyarchaeota archaeon region CGATCCCAGCAGGTGGCATCCTTTTCCGAGACCAAAAAATGCTTGACGTCCTCAAAACCGAAACTCCCTACTTAACCGACAGACACCAGTACACTTTCGTTGGCACGCGGGCGGGCGCTTCAGCGGCGTCTGCTTGGGCTGTTTTTAGAGTTTTAGGCAGAGAAGGCTTCCAGAAGATGGTGGCAAAATGCATGAAAAACACCCGCTATTTAGCCAGAACCCTTGATAAAGAAGGCTTTAATCTTCTTTGTAAACCAACATTAAACGTAATCGGGTTCCGAGGAGAAAACACAAAGCACCTCGCCGACCAACTGCGGCATCGGGGATGGTTTGTTTCCTATATTTCACGCTATGACTGCATAAGAATCGTCGTAATGCCCCATATCAAACGCCGTGACGCGGTGGCTTTTATGCGGGACTTGAAAGAGGCGAAGGCGGTTTAGTATGAGGATTTTTGTTTACGAGCATGTTTCAGGTGGTGGATACGCGGGGCAACCGTTGCCTGCGGGTGTTTTGGCGGAGGGGTTTGCTATGTTACGTTGTGTGGTTGCTGATTTTAGAGCTGCGGGGCACGAAGTCACAGTTTTGCTGGATGAGCGACTAGCCAAGGTTGATGCTCCAACAGGTGCCAACTACACTATGCAAGTACTCTATGCGCATGAACCAAAAAAGTTCCTGCAAAACGCCGCAAAAAACTATGATGCTTTCTATGTTGTTGCCCCTGAAACCGCAGGCGTCCTTGAGGGCTTCGTGAAAACGGTTGAAGGAACGGGAAAAACCTCCCTGAATTGTCAAGCGGCTGCAATCGCGCAAGTTGCCGACAAGGCTGCATTAATGGAGACCTTGCAGAAAAATTGTGTTGCGACACCTAAAACTCTCACGCTAAACGTACACGATACACCATCTGATATATCAAAAAAAATCTACGCCACACTCTCATATCCACTGGTTTTCAAGCCCTCAGACGGCACGAGCTGTAGCGGAATTAGCCTGCTCAACAACCCCGCAGACATCGAGGCTGCACTAAACAAAATAAAAACCCAAACTATCAACCCCCAGTTCCTCGCCCAAGAATTCACCCAAGGTATACCGGCAAGCGTCAGCCTTATCTGCAACGGCAAAAAAGCGGTTGCCATAAGCCTAAACAAGCAACAAATCAACCTCACCCCACCTAAAGGTGAATCAAGCTATCTTGGCGGCTACGTCCCCTTCGATCACCCGCTGAAGCAGGCAGCGTTTGCTGTTGCTGAGAGGGTTGTGGAGGCGTTTTCTGGTTTGCGGGGCTACGTTGGGGTGGATGTGGTTTTGGGGGCGAAGGAGGTTTTTGTGTTGGATGTTAATGCGCGGTTGACGACTTCGTACATAGGATTGCGCCAAGTCAGTGATTTAAACGTCGCCGAGACAATCATTAACGCAGCAATTGGTGGGAAACTACCTGAGAAACCACGAATTCGGGGTGTAGCTTGCTTCGAAAAGACGCTGACCCCAACTCCTTCATTGGGTGCTTATCGTCGAGCTATCAGAGTAAATGGGGTTGTTTCTCCGCCATTTCCCTTAGTGGACTCATCGGAAGCGGCAGCTTTTGTCATGGGATACGGCGATACCGTTCAAGAAGCTGAGTCGGGTTTAGAAGAAGCTAAAAAGAGCCTTAGCAGAATTACGGGTTGAGGTGGAACTGTGGTTTACGCTTTGGGTTTTGATGTGGGGGGTGCGAATACAAAAGCCGCACTCATACGCAGTGAAGGCGATAAAGTGCTTGAGGTAAAGGTCGCCTCAGAATATTTTCCGATTTGGAAGAACCCACAGAAACTGCCCAGCGTACTTTTAACCCTCAAAGAGCAACTCGGCACATCAAGAATCGACGTTTTAGGCTTAACCATGACCGCTGAACTCTCCGACGCATACCAAACCAAACGCGAAGGAGTACACCACATTCTTTCCTGCGTAAAAACCGCTTTCCCCCACACAGTCATCAATGTATTGAATACGGATGCGGCTTTTTCGTCGGTTGAAGAGGCAGAAGCAAAACCGCTTCGTGTGGCGGCGGCGAATTGGGCTGCAACGGGTTGGGTGGTAGCTCAGCACCTAAAAGACGCCGTTGTGATTGATGTAGGGAGCACAAGCACCAGCATCATACCCATCGCACACGGCAAAGTGGCGGCTCAGGGAAAAACTGATCTTGACAAACTCTTCTGCGGTGAACTCGTCTACACAGGCAGCTTGCGAACAAACGTCGCAGTAATCGTCCAAGCCATTCCACTGCGAGGCGGCTTTGCAGGGGTGTCGTCAGAGCTTTTTGCCCAGTCAGGTGACGTGCACCGCGTTTTAGGTCACATTGATGAAATGAGTTATACTTCTGAAACTGCTGACGGGCGAGGCAAAAGCGTTGGCGAGGCTATGGCGAGGCTTGCGCGGGTGGTTTGTGCCGACACGGAAATGCTAACTGAATCAGAAATCAAAGAAATGGCACGCTACATCTATCAGCAGCAACTCAAACAAATCACAGAAGGCTTAAGCAGAGTTTACAAATTCACAAAAACCCTTACCCCTAACGAGGTGCCCATCGTGGTTACGGGGTTGGGTAAAGACTTTCTTGCACGCAAAGCTGCCCAAAACGCAGGCGCCGACGCCATAATCGACTTGGAATCGTTGTTGCCTAAGCAGGCGGTTTTGGCGACTCCTGCAGTCGGCGTCGCGCTGATGGCGCTGACCAAATACACTGGAGAACCAATCAGATGGACTTAACCGTAATAAAAGTCGGAGGCAGCCTCGCCGCAGAGCCACAAAAATTGCGCGCGCTATTCCAGAAACTGTGTGTTCTCTCAAAGGAGTATAAGTTGGTTGTAGTGCCGGGGGGCGCGGAATTCGCGGATACCGTGAGAGACGTGGATAAGCGGTTTGGGTTGTCGAATGTGGCTTCGCATCGGATGGCTGTTTTGGCGATGGATCAGTACGGGTTGCTTCTGGCAGATTTGGTTCTTGATTCTGTGGTTGTATGGGGGGTGGGCGACGTAAACTCCTCCATCGAGTCGGGTAAGTTGCCGATTTTTCTGCCTTCACAATTGATTTTCAAAGAGGACCCGCTGGAGAATTCTTGGGATGTCACCTCTGACTCCATCGCCCTCTACCTTGCCGCTCGGTTGGGAGCGAAGAGGGTTTTGTTTGTCACGGACGTTGACGGCGTCTTCACAAGCAACCCTAAAGTGGATAAAAAAGCCCAGCTAATCCAGAAACTAACGGCAGTCGATCTCTCAGAGTTGGGGCGAACCAGCGTCGATAAAGCCTTCCCCAAACTGCTACAGCAGTACCGAATCGACTGCTACGTACTCAACGGACAGCACCCAACGCGGGTTGAAGCAGTCTTGAAAAACAAAAAGACAATCTGCACCCTAATTAGCAGCAGCTAACTGCATCTCTTTGCGCAGATAAACCCGATGCGGCAGTTGCTTGTTCTTTATCCCTGCCAAATTCTGCAACTCAAACCATTTCTCCAAAAACTCCTGCCCCCGCTGCGTAATCGCCCACTTCCTCAACCCATCAGCCCCGTCCACTTCCGACAGCCATTGCCTAACCCTCAGCTGCATAAGGCAACTCTGCAAAACCGAGTAGGAAACGCAGGTTTGGCGGCGTATGTAGGTTTGGGTTTGGGGGTTTCGGCAGGTGCAGAGGATGTCTGCGATGATTTGGATGCGGTCCCGTTTGTGGTTGTGGTTGCTGGACAAAAGTTTATTCTCCAAAGAGTTGGCGTTTAACCAAGCAATTAAACGTTTGTTGTAGGAACACCGCAACCACAAAGAGGGTGCCCACAGCCTAAAAGCGACGTGAAAAAAGAAAAAAGAGATTTGGAAAAGGTGAGGTTTAGATCTTTTTCTTGTCTAAGACTTCACGGAAAGTCTTACCGCAGCAGTCGTAGAGTGCGATGGTGAGCTGTGTTCTTTTTCCTTTTTTGTCTGGTTTCCCAGCCATTTTCCACGTTTTCTTTGCGTTTTTAACTTCTTTTCCACATGTGGGGCATTTTGCCATGATTGTTTCCTCTGCGTGAACGTTATCGCATGTATCTATTTAAAACACTTTCGATGGTCAACAGTAAATACGGCTGATTTGGGCTTCTTTTAGGGGGTTTTATGGAGAAAAAACGGTTTTTTTGGTCAGTAAGCAAGCGCTTGAGGCGCCATGCGCGGGGGCGCAACAAATTTTTAGCTCAGCAACCAAAGTCTGTTCAAATGACGATTGTAGGTTTAGACTTAGCAGGCGTACCAACCAGGCCAACGGGCTTCTGTAGCTTAAACGGCTTCCAAGCAAAAACCAGCCTGCTCTTCGGTGACAGAGAAATAATCGAGGCAACCCTCCAATGCAACCCCACCATAATCGCCATAGACGCCCCGCTCTGTCTGCCGCCCGGACGGAAAACCATCGAGGAACGCACCGCAAACCACCTAAGAGACAGCGACCGCGCACTGCTCAAAATGGGCATAAAAATCTTCCCCGTTACACTTGGTCCCATGCGTAAACTCACCGTTCGTGGCATCAAGCTCAAAGAAACCTTCCAAACATGCGGTTACAGGGTGATTGAAGCGTACCCCGGCGGGGCACAAGACGTGTTGGGTATCCCACGAAAGCAGCGGGGGTTGGATGGGTTGCGGATGGGGTTGGAGAAGCTGGGCATCAGCGGCTTGGCCGACGCCAAAAGTGATCATGAATTGGACGCTGCCACATGTGCCTACGTTGCCAAACTCTACCTTGAGGGCGAAGCAGTCGTTTACGGTGACCAAGAAGCAGGAATCGTTATGCCTAAAGGGAAAAAACTGTAGGCGAAAAACGCCTATTTGACCCATTTGATGATGTTGGGTTTTTGCCGTTTACCCTTACCCTGCGGGGTTTTAGGGTGACCGATGATGAAGGGCACCATCATCTCGCAGTTTTGTGGCACACCCAGCTTGCGCAGCACGTCGGGTTTGTTGTTTAGCAAGTTCACGAAACCCATGTAGCAGGTTCCCAACCCCAACTCGTAGGCTTTAAGAAACATATTCTGTGCGGCGAGGACGCAGTCTAGCAGATTCACGTTGCTCCACTGCGGGTCTTTCTCTGTGCATACCAGCACCAACACGGGTGCATTGTAGCAGATAACGTCTTTGCCGGTGGAGAACTGTGCGGCAAGAGGCGGCATAGCCTTCTTTGCGAGTTCTTTGGTTTCGTCGGAAACGAGTTTTATAAGTTGTTTGTCTTCGATTATGATGAAACGCCAGGGTTCGCGACCCATACCTGTTGGCGCCCATGTGCCTGCCTCCAAAACGGCTTCGATCTGTTCTTTGGAGACGGGTTCCTCTGTGTAGGCGCGTACACTTCTTCGTCCTTTGATGCAAACGTCAAGTTCCAATTGTTTAACCTCTTAAATTTTGGAGACGAAGCCCGCTTATAAAGTAGCGCCATA contains the following coding sequences:
- a CDS encoding ATP-grasp domain-containing protein, with amino-acid sequence MRIFVYEHVSGGGYAGQPLPAGVLAEGFAMLRCVVADFRAAGHEVTVLLDERLAKVDAPTGANYTMQVLYAHEPKKFLQNAAKNYDAFYVVAPETAGVLEGFVKTVEGTGKTSLNCQAAAIAQVADKAALMETLQKNCVATPKTLTLNVHDTPSDISKKIYATLSYPLVFKPSDGTSCSGISLLNNPADIEAALNKIKTQTINPQFLAQEFTQGIPASVSLICNGKKAVAISLNKQQINLTPPKGESSYLGGYVPFDHPLKQAAFAVAERVVEAFSGLRGYVGVDVVLGAKEVFVLDVNARLTTSYIGLRQVSDLNVAETIINAAIGGKLPEKPRIRGVACFEKTLTPTPSLGAYRRAIRVNGVVSPPFPLVDSSEAAAFVMGYGDTVQEAESGLEEAKKSLSRITG
- a CDS encoding H4MPT-linked C1 transfer pathway protein → MVYALGFDVGGANTKAALIRSEGDKVLEVKVASEYFPIWKNPQKLPSVLLTLKEQLGTSRIDVLGLTMTAELSDAYQTKREGVHHILSCVKTAFPHTVINVLNTDAAFSSVEEAEAKPLRVAAANWAATGWVVAQHLKDAVVIDVGSTSTSIIPIAHGKVAAQGKTDLDKLFCGELVYTGSLRTNVAVIVQAIPLRGGFAGVSSELFAQSGDVHRVLGHIDEMSYTSETADGRGKSVGEAMARLARVVCADTEMLTESEIKEMARYIYQQQLKQITEGLSRVYKFTKTLTPNEVPIVVTGLGKDFLARKAAQNAGADAIIDLESLLPKQAVLATPAVGVALMALTKYTGEPIRWT
- a CDS encoding delta 1-pyrroline-5-carboxylate synthetase — encoded protein: MDLTVIKVGGSLAAEPQKLRALFQKLCVLSKEYKLVVVPGGAEFADTVRDVDKRFGLSNVASHRMAVLAMDQYGLLLADLVLDSVVVWGVGDVNSSIESGKLPIFLPSQLIFKEDPLENSWDVTSDSIALYLAARLGAKRVLFVTDVDGVFTSNPKVDKKAQLIQKLTAVDLSELGRTSVDKAFPKLLQQYRIDCYVLNGQHPTRVEAVLKNKKTICTLISSS
- a CDS encoding winged helix-turn-helix domain-containing protein, translated to MSSNHNHKRDRIQIIADILCTCRNPQTQTYIRRQTCVSYSVLQSCLMQLRVRQWLSEVDGADGLRKWAITQRGQEFLEKWFELQNLAGIKNKQLPHRVYLRKEMQLAAAN
- a CDS encoding chorismate-binding protein — encoded protein: MAKCPTCGKEVKNAKKTWKMAGKPDKKGKRTQLTIALYDCCGKTFREVLDKKKI
- a CDS encoding DUF429 domain-containing protein, whose product is MTIVGLDLAGVPTRPTGFCSLNGFQAKTSLLFGDREIIEATLQCNPTIIAIDAPLCLPPGRKTIEERTANHLRDSDRALLKMGIKIFPVTLGPMRKLTVRGIKLKETFQTCGYRVIEAYPGGAQDVLGIPRKQRGLDGLRMGLEKLGISGLADAKSDHELDAATCAYVAKLYLEGEAVVYGDQEAGIVMPKGKKL
- a CDS encoding nitroreductase family protein, translated to MELDVCIKGRRSVRAYTEEPVSKEQIEAVLEAGTWAPTGMGREPWRFIIIEDKQLIKLVSDETKELAKKAMPPLAAQFSTGKDVICYNAPVLVLVCTEKDPQWSNVNLLDCVLAAQNMFLKAYELGLGTCYMGFVNLLNNKPDVLRKLGVPQNCEMMVPFIIGHPKTPQGKGKRQKPNIIKWVK